One window from the genome of Streptomyces sp. NBC_00287 encodes:
- a CDS encoding DEAD/DEAH box helicase has protein sequence MNAKPSTPQTVSPGLPPAASFEALGMPTKLMKTMADLGVTEPFPIQAATLPGALAGRDVLGRARTGSGKTLAFGLALLARTAGLRAEPKRPLALVLVPTRELAQQVSDALAPYAQTLNVRLATVVGGLSINRQQALLRTGADVVIATPGRLTDLVSRRDCHLNQVRITVLDEADQMCDLGFLPQVSEILDQVRPDGQRLLFSATLDRDVDQLVQSYLHDPVLASVDPAAGSVTTMEHHVLNIHAADKYATATEIAARDGRVLMFLDTKAGVDQFTRHLRASGVRAGALHSGKSQPQRTHTLGQFKDGEITVLVATNVAARGIHIDTLDLVVNVDPPADAKDYLHRGGRTARAGEAGTVVTLVTPNQRRDVNRMMSEAGIRPTVTQVRSGEATLTAITGAKRPPTAAKKSSGNAPFRGLGSRTGRPAKESRKAAEARKTAEARAAARVRKGR, from the coding sequence ATGAACGCGAAGCCGTCGACGCCGCAGACGGTGTCTCCGGGCCTGCCTCCGGCCGCGTCCTTCGAGGCACTCGGGATGCCGACGAAGCTGATGAAGACGATGGCCGACCTTGGAGTGACGGAGCCGTTCCCGATCCAGGCGGCTACCCTGCCGGGCGCGCTGGCCGGCCGCGATGTCCTCGGCCGCGCCCGGACCGGCTCCGGCAAAACCCTGGCTTTCGGGCTGGCCCTCCTCGCCCGGACCGCCGGTCTGCGAGCGGAGCCGAAGCGGCCGCTCGCGCTGGTCCTGGTGCCGACCCGAGAACTCGCACAGCAGGTGAGCGACGCGCTGGCCCCGTACGCGCAGACTCTGAATGTGCGACTGGCGACGGTGGTCGGCGGGCTGTCGATCAACCGGCAGCAGGCCCTGCTGCGGACCGGAGCCGACGTCGTCATCGCCACGCCGGGACGGCTGACCGACCTGGTGTCGCGCCGCGACTGCCACCTCAACCAGGTACGGATCACGGTGCTGGACGAGGCTGACCAGATGTGCGACCTGGGTTTTCTGCCGCAGGTCTCGGAAATCCTGGACCAGGTGCGCCCCGACGGACAGCGGCTGCTGTTCTCGGCCACCCTCGACCGAGACGTCGACCAGCTGGTGCAGAGCTACCTTCATGACCCGGTTCTCGCCTCGGTCGACCCGGCGGCGGGCTCGGTCACCACGATGGAACACCATGTGCTGAACATCCACGCCGCCGACAAGTACGCGACCGCGACCGAGATCGCCGCGCGGGACGGCCGGGTACTGATGTTCCTGGACACCAAGGCCGGCGTGGACCAGTTCACCCGTCACCTGCGTGCCAGCGGCGTGCGGGCCGGTGCCCTGCACAGCGGAAAGTCGCAGCCGCAGCGTACGCACACGCTCGGCCAGTTCAAGGACGGTGAGATCACCGTGCTGGTGGCCACCAATGTCGCCGCGCGGGGCATTCACATCGACACGCTCGACCTCGTCGTCAACGTCGACCCGCCGGCCGACGCCAAGGACTACCTGCACCGTGGCGGGCGCACGGCACGCGCCGGCGAGGCCGGGACCGTGGTCACCCTGGTCACCCCCAACCAACGGCGCGATGTGAACCGGATGATGTCCGAGGCCGGGATCCGGCCCACGGTCACGCAAGTGCGCTCCGGCGAGGCGACGCTGACCGCCATCACCGGCGCGAAACGCCCGCCGACCGCGGCGAAGAAGAGCAGCGGCAACGCCCCCTTCCGCGGTCTCGGCTCCCGTACGGGCCGCCCCGCGAAGGAGTCCCGCAAAGCCGCCGAGGCCCGCAAGACCGCGGAAGCCCGCGCGGCGGCCAGGGTACGCAAGGGCCGCTGA
- a CDS encoding dihydrofolate reductase family protein produces the protein MAGKVFFSVTMSLDGFIAPEPEPVDLFAPDRQGDPDVQRWMAQWTELQQWVFPLRFFRENLKLGEGGEEGRDNDIARETFERTGASVMGKRMFDLGEQAWPKEPPFHTPVFVVTHTERDPWERPGGTTFHFVNDGIEHALDQAREAAADRDVRIAGGGATILEYLNAGLVDEFSITLSPVLFGAGTRLFDGVDASRVALEPVRSEPSSRVTHLTYAVHPR, from the coding sequence ATGGCCGGGAAGGTGTTCTTCAGTGTGACGATGTCGCTGGACGGCTTCATCGCGCCCGAGCCCGAGCCCGTTGACCTCTTCGCGCCCGACAGGCAGGGCGACCCGGACGTTCAGCGCTGGATGGCGCAGTGGACGGAGCTGCAGCAGTGGGTCTTCCCGCTGCGGTTCTTCCGGGAGAACCTGAAGCTGGGCGAGGGCGGCGAGGAGGGCCGCGACAACGACATCGCGCGAGAGACGTTCGAGCGCACCGGCGCGAGCGTCATGGGCAAGCGCATGTTCGACCTCGGCGAGCAGGCATGGCCGAAGGAGCCGCCCTTCCACACCCCGGTCTTCGTCGTGACGCACACCGAGCGTGACCCGTGGGAGCGGCCCGGTGGCACCACGTTCCACTTCGTCAACGACGGCATCGAGCACGCCCTCGACCAGGCCCGCGAGGCCGCCGCCGACCGCGACGTCCGCATCGCGGGCGGCGGCGCGACGATCCTGGAGTACCTGAACGCCGGTCTGGTCGACGAGTTCTCGATCACGCTGTCACCGGTGCTGTTCGGCGCCGGCACCCGTCTGTTCGACGGCGTGGACGCATCCAGGGTCGCGCTGGAGCCGGTCCGTTCGGAGCCCTCGTCGCGGGTGACACACCTGACCTACGCCGTGCACCCACGGTAG